A section of the Deltaproteobacteria bacterium genome encodes:
- a CDS encoding ABC transporter ATP-binding protein: MSLLQIQNMTKTFGGLRALSDFSVTLEGNELLALIGPNGAGKTTVFNLISGFYTPTEGSIIFKGKPLTGLKPHQVTSRGIARTFQNIRLWHDMTVLENIQISQHYNLGYTLVDAFFRTKRYMTNEKRLADRGHEILEALDLKQFAEEMPKNLPYGLQRRVEIARALSINPSLLLLDEPAAGLNSADVTDLIKLIGWIHKEFKVAIWMIEHQMDVVMSLCSWIKVIDFGETIAEGTPEQIQNNPDVIKAYLGDENI; this comes from the coding sequence ATGTCCCTTTTGCAGATTCAAAACATGACAAAAACCTTCGGCGGTCTGCGCGCGTTGTCGGATTTTTCCGTCACCCTCGAAGGCAACGAGCTGCTCGCGCTCATAGGCCCCAACGGGGCCGGCAAGACAACGGTCTTCAACCTGATTTCCGGCTTTTACACGCCCACGGAAGGTTCCATCATTTTCAAGGGCAAACCCCTGACCGGGCTCAAACCGCATCAGGTCACGTCGCGGGGGATCGCCCGCACCTTCCAAAACATCCGTCTGTGGCACGACATGACCGTGCTCGAAAACATCCAGATTTCCCAACATTACAACCTGGGTTACACCTTGGTCGACGCCTTTTTCCGTACCAAGCGGTACATGACCAACGAAAAGCGCCTGGCCGACCGTGGCCATGAAATCCTGGAAGCCCTGGATTTGAAACAATTCGCAGAGGAAATGCCAAAAAACCTCCCCTACGGACTGCAACGCCGTGTCGAAATCGCCCGCGCCTTGTCCATCAATCCCTCGCTTCTGCTTCTGGACGAGCCGGCCGCGGGCCTCAATTCCGCCGATGTCACCGATCTGATCAAGCTCATTGGCTGGATTCACAAGGAGTTCAAGGTCGCCATCTGGATGATCGAACATCAGATGGACGTGGTCATGTCGCTGTGCTCCTGGATCAAGGTCATCGATTTCGGGGAGACCATCGCGGAAGGAACTCCGGAACAAATTCAAAACAATCCGGATGTCATCAAAGCTTATCTTGGAGACGAGAATATCTAA
- a CDS encoding ABC transporter ATP-binding protein, protein MLLEVKNLYVKYGNIEALHGISFTVDKGEIVTLIGANGAGKTTTLHTITRVPPPEGPRITEGDILYEGRSMIGIEAHKVVQDLKIALSPEGRHIFGNLTVEENLQLATYARKDEARIQTDLGRVYDLFPRLYERRKQRSESLSGGEQQMLSVGRALMTGATFIMLDEPSMGLAPLLMYDMFRALKELNSQGMTLLLIEQNARIALQFAHRGYVLDTGAIVASGNAAELMNNPDVKKAYLGG, encoded by the coding sequence ATGCTGCTCGAAGTCAAAAATCTTTACGTCAAATACGGCAACATCGAAGCCCTGCACGGCATTTCCTTCACCGTGGACAAAGGCGAAATCGTCACGCTGATCGGAGCCAACGGCGCGGGCAAAACCACCACCCTGCACACCATCACCCGCGTGCCGCCGCCAGAAGGCCCCCGGATCACCGAGGGCGACATTCTGTACGAAGGCCGGAGCATGATCGGCATCGAGGCGCACAAAGTCGTGCAGGACCTGAAAATCGCCCTGTCCCCCGAGGGGCGGCATATTTTTGGCAACCTGACCGTCGAGGAAAACCTGCAGCTGGCCACGTATGCCCGCAAGGACGAAGCCCGAATCCAGACCGACCTCGGGCGGGTGTATGACCTTTTTCCCCGCCTGTACGAACGACGCAAACAGCGCAGCGAGTCCCTGTCCGGCGGCGAGCAGCAAATGCTCTCCGTGGGCCGGGCGCTCATGACCGGAGCGACATTCATCATGCTCGACGAGCCGTCCATGGGGTTGGCGCCGCTGCTCATGTATGACATGTTCCGGGCCTTGAAGGAGCTGAACAGTCAGGGCATGACCTTGTTGCTCATCGAGCAAAACGCCCGCATTGCCCTGCAATTCGCCCACCGCGGGTATGTCCTCGACACCGGCGCCATCGTCGCCTCGGGCAACGCCGCGGAACTCATGAACAACCCGGATGTGAAAAAGGCCTATCTCGGCGGCTGA
- a CDS encoding shikimate kinase, with protein sequence MRNIVLIGMAASGKSTIGKKLAQRLNMAFVDTDALIEAWWGAPLQAIVDHLGPDDFVRAEADQISRLFVERCVIATGGSVVYSEAAMQHLTELGHVVYLRASFNAIAQRLRNPLSRGLAIGPTQSIEELYAERSPLYARFAQLTLDTDTLTPEETCAKIELALTAPS encoded by the coding sequence ATGCGCAATATCGTCCTCATCGGCATGGCCGCCTCGGGGAAATCAACCATTGGCAAAAAACTGGCCCAGCGCCTGAACATGGCCTTCGTGGACACGGACGCCCTGATCGAGGCCTGGTGGGGAGCGCCTCTCCAGGCCATTGTCGACCACCTTGGTCCAGACGACTTCGTGCGCGCCGAGGCGGATCAAATCAGCCGCCTTTTCGTCGAACGCTGCGTCATCGCCACCGGCGGCAGCGTCGTCTATTCCGAAGCCGCCATGCAACATCTGACGGAGCTGGGCCATGTCGTTTACTTGAGGGCCTCTTTCAATGCCATCGCCCAGCGGCTCCGCAATCCCTTGTCACGCGGGCTGGCCATCGGCCCCACGCAGAGCATCGAAGAGCTTTACGCCGAACGGTCCCCGCTGTATGCACGCTTCGCTCAGCTGACCCTGGACACGGACACGCTGACGCCCGAGGAAACCTGCGCCAAGATCGAACTCGCGCTGACAGCCCCTTCCTAA
- a CDS encoding transcriptional regulator yields the protein MEEYVKQALEIVKAQASVRNMTEEELTSMVRSLTEGIKNIAEGISVEPAKSPVTEDPKKAIREKSIICMECEKSFKVLTKRHLASHGLTPEEYREKWGYKKGTSLVAKSLARDRRKKMQDMKLWEKRGKK from the coding sequence ATGGAAGAGTATGTAAAACAAGCTCTAGAGATCGTCAAAGCACAAGCCAGCGTGCGCAATATGACGGAAGAAGAGCTAACTTCAATGGTGCGCTCCCTGACCGAGGGGATCAAAAACATCGCCGAAGGAATCAGCGTCGAACCGGCCAAATCTCCCGTTACCGAAGACCCCAAAAAAGCAATCCGTGAAAAAAGCATCATCTGCATGGAATGCGAAAAGTCCTTCAAGGTACTGACCAAGCGCCATCTGGCCAGTCATGGTCTGACCCCCGAGGAATACCGGGAAAAATGGGGCTACAAGAAAGGAACGTCCCTTGTGGCCAAATCCCTGGCTCGTGACCGCCGCAAAAAAATGCAGGACATGAAGCTGTGGGAAAAACGGGGCAAAAAATAA